Genomic segment of Alcanivorax borkumensis SK2:
GCAGCGAAACGCCAATAGCCACACCCACCATCAGGAACAAGGTATTCCCAATCAGGCGTAGCAGCACCGTATCCATCAGGTGCTGCCAGGTAGCCCACTCTTGTTGTCGCCAGGCAGCGAGCAACACCAGAATAGGCACCACAACCAACAGGGCCAGCGCAATCACGCTGGCCCCACTGCACGAAACCCCGCCGCGCCGCATCACCGCTTAGCGATACCCTGCGCGGTCCATCAGTTTCACCGCCTCGACCTGTAGGGCACCGGCGACACTGACGTTGAGATCATCGGCCTTGAACTCACCCCATGAGCGCACTTCTTCTGGCGGCTTCACCGACGCATTCACCGGGTATTCCAGGTTGCGGTCGGCCAACAGTTCCTGAGCCGCAGGTTGAGTCAACCACTCCAGCAGGTCCTTGGCTTTTTCCGGGTGCGGCGCATTCACAGTAACGCCCGCTCCAGAGATATTCACATGCACGCCACTGGTGTCTTGATTGGCCCAGAATAGCTCCAACGGTAGCTGTGGATTATCCCGCTTCATGCGACCGTAGTAGTACGTATTAACAATGCCCACATCGCATTGCCCTGCAACGATCGCTTCCATCAACGCGGTGTCATTGGAAAACACATCCGTGGCCAAATTAGCCACCCAACCACGTACAATTTCCTCGGTTTTCTCTTTGCCTTGGCGCTCAATCATGGTCGCCACCAATGACTGGTTGTAAACCTTCTTAGACGTGCGCAGACACAGGCGCCCCTTCCATTGAGGGTCCGCCAGGTTTTCATAGGTGGACAACTCGCTGGGCTGTATCCGGTCGCGTGAGTAAACCAGAGTACGCGCACGCACGGTGAGGCCATACCATTGCTTTTTCGGGTCAGTGAGTGCCGCGGGGACATTGTTGCTCAGCACCTCCGACTCCACCGGGCTAAGCAGCCCTTTTTCAGCGGCGTTCCAGAGGTTACCCGCATCCACAGTAATCAGCATGTCCGCAGGGGAGCGCTCACCCTCAGCCTGTAAGCGGGCGGTAAGGGCCGCAGCGTTATCGGTGATATAACGGATTCGCACCCCGGTTGCCTCGGTGTAGGCATCGAACACCGGTTTAATAAGATGATCATTGCGAGAGGTATAAACCACTAACTCTTCATCAGCGGCAGGCTCAGAACACCCCCACAGACCAGACGCCATAATCACGGCGCCAACTATGATGCCAAACACGCGCATATCCATTCGCTCCAACTATTCTCAAACAGGAATGATTATTAATTAATGACAGTATGCCAGCTAATGTCGATTAGCTCTAGCGTCCCAAACGGGGGGTCTCGCTTTAGCAGGAAGGTCTGCGCTTCGCCCCATGGCCTGACGAGCAAAGAATCCTTTCACTGGGCCCGCCTGATTTACCCAGCGCATGCCCGTGTTACGCAACCAGCGCACCGGCAGGGCGCGCTGTTCAAACAGGGACTGGAACCCACGCATGGCATTTTGCATCAGCAAATTTTCTCCGCGACGGCGGCGCTGATAACGGGCCAACGCACTAGGGTCAGCACAGCCGGATCCCTGTTCACAGGCCCTTTTCACCTCTTCCGCCAGTACCGCCGCATCCAACAATCCCAGGTTCACCCCCTGCCCAGCCAATGGATGGATCACATGGGCTGCGTCTCCCACTAGCGCCAGCCCTGCAGATATATACTGGCTAGCGTGGCGCTCCTGAATGGGAAACACCGCTCGTTCGCTAAGCAGGGTCACAGGCCCCAGAGCGCCGCCCACAGCAGCCTGCAATTCCGCCGCAAACGCCGCTGCGTCCTTGTCTCGCAGTGCCGCAATCCGCTGCGGCCAACCGGACCAAACAATAGAACACTGCCTTTGATCATCCTGACCCTCGCCAGTAAATAACGGCAGCAACGCCAACGGCCCGGTTTCCATAAACACTTGCCTGGCACAACCGTCATGGGGCCGTTGCGTGGCAATGGTGGCCACCAGTGCATGGTGCCCGCTATCGCGGGGCCCACCGCTGATGCCGGCCTGCTCTCGCACTTGCGAACGGGCGCCATCGGCGCCCACTAGCAAGTCAGCCTGCCAGAACGAATCGCCACTGCGCACGGCCCATTGCCCCGTCTTGGCATCACGCCGCAAGGCATCGACCTGCACACCGCATTGCCAATCCAGCGTCGGCAAGGTTGCGGCTTTACGATACAGAGCAGCAGCCAAATGCCCGTTTTCCAATAACCAGCCCAGGCTCTTTGCCCCGATCTCTTCCGCCCGGAATAACACTTCACCGGTGCCATCCTGATCCCACACTTGCATGGCGTGATAAGGCTGCACCCGCGACAGATCTAGACAATCCCACACCCCGGTATTACGCAACAGCCAATGGCTGGCCTCGGTAAGCGTAGATACCCGTAATTGTGCTGCGCCCTCAGGCATGGCCGGAGCAGGTGCACCGTCCAGCACGGTGACATTAAGCCCCTGCTCCGCCAGCAGCACCGCCAGCAGCCCGCCAGTCATGCCACCGCCGACGATGACGATGTGTTGTTTTTCGCTTGCAGACGACACGCTATTGGGATGCACGCTTTGTCCTCACGTTTTTAAGTGCTTTCACAATCCCATGGCCCGTTTCGCAAAACCGCTGCGCAGCCCGGGTAAAATATCCATGGCCACTAGCCCCAGCTGGCGGCTGTGTGCAAAAAGCGGGTGCTGCAGCCGGAACAGTTCTGGCACCCAACGAGACGCCTGGCTGATCATGGCCTGATCCTTTTCCCGTTTTTGCGCGTAGGCTTGCAAGGTCACCAAGCTACCGGGATCTGAATTGCCGCCCACGGTTTGCGCCAGTGCCAACAAATCCCGCACCGCCAAGTTAAAGCCCTGCCCCGCCACCGGATGCAAGGTATGGGCGGCGTTACCGACCACCACGCCATAAGGCACCACCTGTGCACAGGCCTCGGTGAGTACCAGCGGATAACGCTGGCGCTCGCCGATGCTGGAAAGGCGTGGCGCGCCTGCCGGGCAACGGGCCTGCAATTGTGCCAGCACTTCGCTATTCTCCAACGCCACCCAACGGTCCACCTGCTCGCGCGGCCCCGTCCACACCAACGCCATACGCTGATCCGGCAACGGCAATAAGGCCATGGGGCCATCATTCAAAAAGCGCTCGTAAGCGATCCCTTCATGGCCAGCCGCCAAAGAGACATTGGCAATCAACGCATCGTGCCCGGTGTCATGCTCCCGCGCGCTGATCCCCAGCCACTCCCGGGTCTTCGACCGAGCGCCGTCGGCGGCGACCAATAGCGGCGTTTCGAGCACCTCACCACCGGCCAGGCTCACCTGATAGCCACCTTCAACACGACAAATACTAGACAGTGTTTCCGGTGCCCGCACTTGAATGCTCTTATCCGCAAACAAGGCGCCGAGCAGCACAAACCCCAGCCAGCGGTTTTCGACTACTGCGCCCAACTGATCCACGCCCTCTTCATGGGCGGATATGCGGGTAATGCCAAGCCGGGATTGTCGTGACACATGTACCGTATCAATGGCAGCGGCGTGCTCGCGAATGGCGTCCGCCAGCCCAAGATCACCCAACACCGACAAAGTGCCTGCGGACAAGGCCGTACTACGGGCATCAAAACTAGGAGTGAACGGCGGGGACTCTGGCAACGACAACGGGTGGTTTTCGACTAACACCACTCTGCCCGCCCCATGATGGCGCAACAATAGCGCCAGCAAAGCACCGGCCATACCACCACCCACGATCACCAGAGGTTGCTGCGTCATTCCAACGTCCATTTTCGCTGTCGCTATAGGGGCACCGTTTGAGGCGCAAAAATGCAGGGCGAGCTCAACATTGAAAAGTAAAAACCAGGGGCTACAGGCTCTTCAAAGCCGTACCCGCGACAACTTACTTCCCTGCTCGGCACAACGCACTCTTGACGCGTCAAGGTTAAGCGTTCAATTGCCTTTCATTATCTTTTCGATATCCGCCACGTCCTTGGGCACCTCGTGGCTAAGGACTTCGCACCCGGCTTTAGTTACCAGCACATCATCTTCAATACGAATGCCAATACCACGCCATTGCTCATCCACGGAAGTATCATCCGGCGCCACATACAACCCCGGCTCCACAGTCAGAACCATACCCGGCTCAAGCTGACGCCATTGCTCCTGAATGCGGTAGTCACCGACATCATGCACATCAAGCCCCAACCAATGGCCGGTGCGATGCATGAAAAAGGATCGATAACCTTCAGTTTCCACCAGCTCGTTAAACTCGCCTTTTAGCAGGCCCAGGTCCATCAAACCCTGGGTAAGAATGTTCACCACCTGTTCGTGGGGCACGTTCCAGTGATTGTCCGGATGTGTGGCTTCGATGGCTGCGTACTGACTGGCTAACACCAGCTCATACAAGGCTTGCTGTGGCTTGCTGAATGTACCATTCACCGGAAAAGTCCGGGTGATATCCGAGGCGTAGTAGTCCAGCTCGCAACCCGCATCCACTAACACCAGGTCACCGTCCTTCAGTTTCCCGGTATTTTCAATGTAGTGAAGAATGCAGCTATTCGGGCCACCGCCGACAATACTCGGGTAGGCTGGGCTGCGCGCCCCATGGCGCATGAACTCGTGGATGTATTCCGCTTCCAGCTGATATTCCATCATGCCTGGCTTCACCGCCTGCATGGCCCGCACATGGGCGCCAGCGGAAATGCTGGCCGCCTTACGCATGATT
This window contains:
- a CDS encoding extracellular solute-binding protein, which gives rise to MRVFGIIVGAVIMASGLWGCSEPAADEELVVYTSRNDHLIKPVFDAYTEATGVRIRYITDNAAALTARLQAEGERSPADMLITVDAGNLWNAAEKGLLSPVESEVLSNNVPAALTDPKKQWYGLTVRARTLVYSRDRIQPSELSTYENLADPQWKGRLCLRTSKKVYNQSLVATMIERQGKEKTEEIVRGWVANLATDVFSNDTALMEAIVAGQCDVGIVNTYYYGRMKRDNPQLPLELFWANQDTSGVHVNISGAGVTVNAPHPEKAKDLLEWLTQPAAQELLADRNLEYPVNASVKPPEEVRSWGEFKADDLNVSVAGALQVEAVKLMDRAGYR
- a CDS encoding FAD-dependent monooxygenase, producing the protein MHPNSVSSASEKQHIVIVGGGMTGGLLAVLLAEQGLNVTVLDGAPAPAMPEGAAQLRVSTLTEASHWLLRNTGVWDCLDLSRVQPYHAMQVWDQDGTGEVLFRAEEIGAKSLGWLLENGHLAAALYRKAATLPTLDWQCGVQVDALRRDAKTGQWAVRSGDSFWQADLLVGADGARSQVREQAGISGGPRDSGHHALVATIATQRPHDGCARQVFMETGPLALLPLFTGEGQDDQRQCSIVWSGWPQRIAALRDKDAAAFAAELQAAVGGALGPVTLLSERAVFPIQERHASQYISAGLALVGDAAHVIHPLAGQGVNLGLLDAAVLAEEVKRACEQGSGCADPSALARYQRRRRGENLLMQNAMRGFQSLFEQRALPVRWLRNTGMRWVNQAGPVKGFFARQAMGRSADLPAKARPPVWDARANRH
- a CDS encoding FAD-dependent monooxygenase, with the protein product MTQQPLVIVGGGMAGALLALLLRHHGAGRVVLVENHPLSLPESPPFTPSFDARSTALSAGTLSVLGDLGLADAIREHAAAIDTVHVSRQSRLGITRISAHEEGVDQLGAVVENRWLGFVLLGALFADKSIQVRAPETLSSICRVEGGYQVSLAGGEVLETPLLVAADGARSKTREWLGISAREHDTGHDALIANVSLAAGHEGIAYERFLNDGPMALLPLPDQRMALVWTGPREQVDRWVALENSEVLAQLQARCPAGAPRLSSIGERQRYPLVLTEACAQVVPYGVVVGNAAHTLHPVAGQGFNLAVRDLLALAQTVGGNSDPGSLVTLQAYAQKREKDQAMISQASRWVPELFRLQHPLFAHSRQLGLVAMDILPGLRSGFAKRAMGL
- the pepP gene encoding Xaa-Pro aminopeptidase; the protein is MSISREEFASRRQELMSIMGPNSIAILPAAPERTRNRDVEYPYRQDSDFWYLTGFAEPEAVMVLLPGREHGEYVLFCRDRDRTMEIWNGYRAGPEGAVSEYDADDAFPISDIDEILPGLIEGSERVYYDLGHDSEFDRRLMGWVNSIRERVRSGAHPPGEFVALAHHLHDQRLFKSAAEGKIMRKAASISAGAHVRAMQAVKPGMMEYQLEAEYIHEFMRHGARSPAYPSIVGGGPNSCILHYIENTGKLKDGDLVLVDAGCELDYYASDITRTFPVNGTFSKPQQALYELVLASQYAAIEATHPDNHWNVPHEQVVNILTQGLMDLGLLKGEFNELVETEGYRSFFMHRTGHWLGLDVHDVGDYRIQEQWRQLEPGMVLTVEPGLYVAPDDTSVDEQWRGIGIRIEDDVLVTKAGCEVLSHEVPKDVADIEKIMKGN